The stretch of DNA TATCTTTTTATTATAGGGACGATATTTATATGGTTTGACACCAAATCTTCCGCAGTATCATCTAATCTTTGGCTTCATGTAGATGGTATACATATCAAGGATATACATAACAATAAAGTTGTTTTACGGGGTGTCTCAGTTCCTGATTTAGCTCACTATGACTTTAGGGGAAGAACAGGGAAATCTCCTGTGGAACTAATCGAGTTGTTAACGGATCGTCAACAAGGATGGTACTCTACAGTAGTTAGATTGCCTGTATATCCAATCTGGAAGTTAGGTTATAATTCTAATCCTCAACGATATTATGAAAACTACATTAAGCCTGCTGTAGAAAAGTGTGTGGAACGAAAAATTTACTGCATCATAGATTGGCATTACATAGATAATCCTGCTAATTTAGATGCCGAAACACGTGCTTTTTGGACTGATATCGCACCAAAATATAAGAATTATCCTAATGTTCTATTTGAGGTTTTTAATGAAAACTCAACTGACATGAGTTGGGCAACATGGAAAAACATTGTTCAACCGTGGGTAGATCTGATCCGTTCTTATGCCCCTAATAATTTAATTTTGGTAGGAGCACCGCATTATGCTCAACATCTTTATGATGCTCCCAACAATCCAATTAAAGGTAAAAACATTGTTTATGTGGGTCATATTTATCCTGGATTAGAGCGAAAATTATGGGATCAATGGATTTTTAATGTAGCAGATAAAATTCCTCTATTTATTACCGAATGGGGATTTCGTAACGGTGCTGATTACCCTACCAGTGGAACTATAACTAATTTTGGCATTCCCCTGAAGAAGAAGTTAGAAGAATATAACTTAAGTTGGACTTGTTGGGTTGCTGACCATACTTGGCAGCCAGAAATGTTTGATAAGAACTGGAATCTGTTGGTCGGTGAAAACTATATGGGTGGATTTGTTAAAGATTACCTTTTGAGCAAGAAGTAAGTAGAAAAAAGCTATTACTTCTTAAGATTTAGAAGTTCATTTTTGCTGAAAAATTCAAATGAAACCACTCAATTTCGAAGAAAAATTAGTTTGGTACACGATTATTGGTACCTATGGCTTATATCTTTTTGGAGCACAGCCTATAGTCATACCTATAGTAGCTTGGATATTAGTAGGCTATCTTGGCAAGAAAATTTGGCAGCAATCAAAAGATGTTCCTGACAATCGACAAATAACGATTCCTTTTACAGCATGGTTATGGCTCATTTCAATGTGCATAATCGTAGTAGCTATAGTCATGGGTAATCTTGACGCTAATGTTGATAATGTTAGATTAATGAAGTCTGTTTTTAAATGGACTAGAGAACACGCTTTATGGGGTCTGCTGCCCTTAGTTGCTTGTCTTAATATTAGACCTAAATTGCTTTACAGAGCAGTCTGTATTCTTTGTGCTCAAAGTTTAATTGTCATTCCATTTTGTTACTTGGCATACTTACTACGTCTCCCTAGTAGTAGTTTGTATGTTTCTCCTTTAGCTAAAGTCGGAGGAAATTCCCCAGATCTTTATAGTGTAGTTTTTTATTTTTTAGACTACGACAGCAATCAAGTTCGCTTAACTTTGTTTGCTCCTTGGGCACCTAATTTAGCTTTAATATCACTCATTTATTTTTTCATTGCTCGGCAAGAAACAAATAAAACATGGCGTAGAATTGGTATGATAGGCGCGCTTGTCATGGTATTAGTTTCGGTATCGCGCGCAGCAGTCTTATCCTTTCCAGTGATTTTATTGCTTACTTGGCTTTTGACAAACTTTACTCGACCTGGAATATATTTTGCTACAGGGATAGGTAGCTTTTTCCTAAGTATTTTTTCAACTCAAATAACTAATTTTGTTAGTAGTTTTACTGAGCAAGTGCATGGTGCTAGAGCAACTTCCTCTGAAGCTCGAATGAACTTAGTTAAACTATCTTTGAATAAATGGTGGAACGACGCACCTATTTGGGGACATGGATATACTGAGCCTATTGGTCCAGCAATTGTATACTTTTTACCAATAGGAACTTCGGGATGTGGTACTTGGGTAAACTTACTTTACACTAAAGGGATAGTGGGTTTTATGGCATTTGCTGTGCCATTTTTGTGGAGCCTTATTTATTTAGTGACTCAAGCGCATAGAAGTGCGATCGCTAAAACAGGATTGAGTATTATATTAGTTTTCTTCTTTTTCTCATTTACTGAAGAACTCGACCTTTTAGCTTATCTTTACTGGCCTGGTTTATTAATGTTAGGTCTAGCTTTTAGAGCAGAAGTTCAATTAACTCCTGTCAGCATAAGAAAACCTTTATTAGAAGGCTAATTTATAGTTAACCAAAATATTATTTTGAGGTAAAATTTAAAATGAAAAAAGTTTCTGTAATTATTCCAGTATATAATGTAGAACAATATATAGCTGAAACTGTAAATTCAGTTCTTCAGCAAACCTATACAAATTTTGAATTACTTCTTATTGATGATGGTTCTCCTGATAAAAGTATAGAGATTTGTCAAAAGTTTAACGATCCGAGAATCAAGATTATCCGTCAAAAAAATCGAGGAGTAGCAGCTGCCAGAAATACAGGTATTCGTCATAGTCAGGGAGATTATTTAGCTTTTTTAGATGCAGACGACTTATGGTTGCCGCAAAAATTAGAAAAACACATTGAACATTTAGAAAATTCACCAACTGTTGGCGTCAGCTTTAGCCGCTCTGCTTTTATTGATGAAGAAGGAAAGCCCTTAAAGCTGTATCAAATGTCCAAGCTTAAAGATATTACTCCATTAGATTTACTATGTCGTACGCCAATTGGTAACGGTTCGGCAGCAGTGTTTAGAAAAGAAGTTTTTGCAGAAATCAAGTTTCAAGATAATTTTGAAGGTACGACAGAAGATGTTTACTTTAATGAAGATAGAAACTTGCATCCTTCAGAAGATGTTGAATGCTGGCTACGAATCGCTATTCAGACTAAATGGCAAATAGAAGGAGTTGCAGCACCACTAACACTCTATCGAGTCAATCCTCACGGATTTTCGGCACAAATTTTCAAAAAACTGAGATCGTGGGAAACATTGTTGGAGAAAGCTCAAGCATATACACCCATAGAACATATGCATCAATGGAAAGCTCCAGCAATGGCGTACCAACTACGACATTTGACTAGAAGAGCAGTAACTTTAGAAGCAAAATCAACAGCAATAGAATTGATACATAGAGCTTTACTTACACACTGGCAAATTTTAATTGAGGAGCCGCATCGCACGCTTATGACTTTAGCCGCTGCTTACTCATTATTTTTGTTACCAAAATCCTTACACTCTCGACTTAAAGACGCAGCAATAAAAATCGTAGGACGAATCCAGAACCATACTCTGATAACAGAAGAGTATCAGCAATCCGTATAAGTATTGCTGACTAACATTATATTATTTGAGTTAACCCTAATCAGAGTTATCAGAATGTATTAAGGGTTAACTTTCTCTTTTACTTCATTCTCTTTCACGCCTTTAAGAGAAACAAGTCTTTAAAAGAAGACATAATCCAAAACCATATTATCTGTAAACTAAACTATCAATATTTTTATTTTTATCTGAGTTTAATAAAGAAACTTTGAAGAAGAGCAAATCAAAATAGATTTTCAGTAAATATCTCTTAAGATTTAATCAAGTTGCTTTTGTTTTAAGTACTACTTCTAAGCTGAAAAGTTATAGTGTTATCAAAAAATAGCATCTACTCCCTAATCTTATAATATTTAGGCTAAAGGAAATAATGACAATTAGTATCAGAAAAGCAAGGTCAGTAGCTAATAAATTGAAATGGAAGCTATCCGGTCAATTTGTACGTAACATGGGTTGGCTTGGTGGTGCAGAATTAGTCAATCGTGTTTTTCGTTTAGCTACAACTGTTACTTTAGCTCGTTTACTGAACTCTTATGATTATGGGCTTATTGCAATAAT from Chroococcidiopsis sp. TS-821 encodes:
- a CDS encoding glycoside hydrolase family 5 protein, whose translation is MKKLKKYLTIFLLSYLFIIGTIFIWFDTKSSAVSSNLWLHVDGIHIKDIHNNKVVLRGVSVPDLAHYDFRGRTGKSPVELIELLTDRQQGWYSTVVRLPVYPIWKLGYNSNPQRYYENYIKPAVEKCVERKIYCIIDWHYIDNPANLDAETRAFWTDIAPKYKNYPNVLFEVFNENSTDMSWATWKNIVQPWVDLIRSYAPNNLILVGAPHYAQHLYDAPNNPIKGKNIVYVGHIYPGLERKLWDQWIFNVADKIPLFITEWGFRNGADYPTSGTITNFGIPLKKKLEEYNLSWTCWVADHTWQPEMFDKNWNLLVGENYMGGFVKDYLLSKK
- a CDS encoding O-antigen ligase yields the protein MKPLNFEEKLVWYTIIGTYGLYLFGAQPIVIPIVAWILVGYLGKKIWQQSKDVPDNRQITIPFTAWLWLISMCIIVVAIVMGNLDANVDNVRLMKSVFKWTREHALWGLLPLVACLNIRPKLLYRAVCILCAQSLIVIPFCYLAYLLRLPSSSLYVSPLAKVGGNSPDLYSVVFYFLDYDSNQVRLTLFAPWAPNLALISLIYFFIARQETNKTWRRIGMIGALVMVLVSVSRAAVLSFPVILLLTWLLTNFTRPGIYFATGIGSFFLSIFSTQITNFVSSFTEQVHGARATSSEARMNLVKLSLNKWWNDAPIWGHGYTEPIGPAIVYFLPIGTSGCGTWVNLLYTKGIVGFMAFAVPFLWSLIYLVTQAHRSAIAKTGLSIILVFFFFSFTEELDLLAYLYWPGLLMLGLAFRAEVQLTPVSIRKPLLEG
- a CDS encoding glycosyltransferase family 2 protein, whose translation is MKKVSVIIPVYNVEQYIAETVNSVLQQTYTNFELLLIDDGSPDKSIEICQKFNDPRIKIIRQKNRGVAAARNTGIRHSQGDYLAFLDADDLWLPQKLEKHIEHLENSPTVGVSFSRSAFIDEEGKPLKLYQMSKLKDITPLDLLCRTPIGNGSAAVFRKEVFAEIKFQDNFEGTTEDVYFNEDRNLHPSEDVECWLRIAIQTKWQIEGVAAPLTLYRVNPHGFSAQIFKKLRSWETLLEKAQAYTPIEHMHQWKAPAMAYQLRHLTRRAVTLEAKSTAIELIHRALLTHWQILIEEPHRTLMTLAAAYSLFLLPKSLHSRLKDAAIKIVGRIQNHTLITEEYQQSV